The following proteins come from a genomic window of Nostoc sp. TCL26-01:
- a CDS encoding DUF1702 family protein encodes MQDNSWQLKINTVLTLLNNTWTERGVRTDDEPMQQRFFQVTNAMWQTHQASLASDDRTVLVNKLNSIETEQFGFALEGIGIGLAQQDLVAPSDKNRVESFVAGTSAAYQTMVYLGVGLMHGKGRLSIAKYLNTNDLVKAWPVIDGYGFQHGMFHWREFLDATANPPAEFSGYTRHIFDQGLGRSIWMVNCADVVRIAQTIGAFPANRQADLWGGIGYACASIGGANRATLAALAAASGSYRFALARAAACAAKFRQLLGNAAGYTTMASQVLSGLETATPDEILNQAPKKLPANIADIDAETWQWYRVYLIADDLATDDLAMLAKVS; translated from the coding sequence ATGCAAGATAACTCGTGGCAACTAAAAATCAATACCGTCTTGACGCTATTAAATAATACTTGGACGGAGCGTGGAGTGCGAACGGATGATGAACCCATGCAACAACGATTTTTCCAAGTGACTAACGCCATGTGGCAAACTCACCAAGCATCGTTAGCGAGTGACGATCGCACAGTGCTTGTCAATAAGTTAAATTCTATTGAAACTGAACAATTCGGATTTGCCTTAGAAGGGATAGGTATTGGTCTGGCACAACAGGATTTAGTCGCCCCCAGTGACAAAAATCGCGTAGAATCCTTTGTGGCAGGCACTAGTGCAGCTTATCAAACGATGGTTTATTTAGGCGTGGGTTTGATGCACGGAAAAGGTCGTTTGTCAATCGCCAAGTATTTAAACACAAATGATTTGGTAAAAGCTTGGCCGGTCATTGATGGCTATGGCTTTCAACATGGAATGTTCCATTGGCGAGAGTTTCTTGATGCTACAGCTAATCCACCGGCAGAATTTTCCGGCTATACTCGCCATATCTTTGACCAAGGTTTAGGTCGTAGTATTTGGATGGTGAATTGTGCTGATGTGGTGCGGATAGCTCAAACTATTGGTGCTTTCCCAGCAAATAGACAAGCAGACCTTTGGGGTGGTATCGGTTACGCCTGTGCTTCTATTGGTGGTGCAAACCGCGCTACTTTAGCAGCACTAGCAGCAGCATCAGGATCTTACCGCTTTGCTTTGGCTAGAGCCGCAGCTTGTGCTGCTAAGTTTCGTCAATTACTGGGTAATGCAGCTGGATACACGACAATGGCTAGTCAAGTTTTGAGTGGTCTGGAAACTGCGACACCAGACGAGATTCTCAATCAAGCACCGAAAAAACTGCCAGCTAATATTGCAGATATTGATGCTGAAACTTGGCAATGGTATCGAGTCTATCTTATAGCAGATGATTTAGCTACTGATGATTTAGCTATGCTGGCAAAAGTTTCTTAA
- a CDS encoding aldehyde dehydrogenase: MITQTRISDFVEEQRQFFQTNQTKDVDFRIDKLKTLEQAIEGNKGNIIQALKADLHKPGFEAYFEIMGVLSEIKYTLKHLKNWAKPQKVATPFYQFLSSGHISHEPLGVVLIIGPWNYPINLMLTPLVSAIASGNCAVLKPSELAPHTSSVIADIIQNTFDSSFITVVEGGVETSKELLATSFDHIFFTGGTEVGKIVMSAAAKHLTPVTLELGGKSPCIVDDDINLEYTAKRIVWGKFSNAGQTCTAPDYLLVNRQIKTELLNHIKNQIKQFYGDEPSKIHSYARIINQRHFYRLTELLKDGEIIVGGETDLDNLYIAPTVIDQVSSQDKIMQEEIFGPILPVLEYTHLSEAINLVNKQPKPLALYFFSKNKKHQELILQSTASGGVCINDTLMHMTVPALPFGGVGASGFGRYHGKAGFDNFSYQRGVLNKSFLLDLKWRYPPYKQKGRVNSQ; encoded by the coding sequence ATGATCACTCAGACTAGAATCAGTGACTTTGTGGAAGAACAACGGCAGTTTTTCCAGACTAATCAAACGAAAGATGTTGATTTTCGCATCGATAAACTCAAAACTTTAGAGCAAGCCATTGAAGGAAATAAAGGTAATATTATTCAAGCTTTAAAGGCTGATTTACATAAACCAGGATTTGAAGCCTATTTTGAGATTATGGGAGTATTAAGTGAAATTAAATATACTCTCAAACATCTGAAGAATTGGGCGAAACCGCAAAAAGTTGCAACTCCATTCTATCAGTTTTTATCTTCAGGTCACATCTCTCACGAACCTCTGGGTGTTGTGCTAATTATTGGCCCTTGGAATTATCCAATTAACTTAATGTTGACTCCTTTAGTGAGTGCGATCGCTTCCGGTAATTGTGCTGTTTTAAAACCATCAGAACTAGCTCCACATACATCTTCAGTCATAGCTGATATTATCCAAAATACATTTGACTCATCTTTTATCACTGTAGTTGAAGGCGGTGTAGAAACTAGTAAAGAACTCTTAGCAACAAGTTTTGATCATATCTTTTTTACTGGGGGAACTGAGGTTGGTAAAATAGTCATGTCAGCCGCCGCTAAACATCTGACTCCAGTTACTCTGGAGCTAGGTGGCAAAAGTCCTTGCATTGTTGATGACGATATTAACCTGGAATATACCGCGAAAAGAATTGTTTGGGGAAAATTCAGCAACGCCGGTCAAACTTGTACTGCTCCTGACTATTTGTTAGTCAATCGCCAGATTAAAACAGAGTTATTAAATCATATTAAAAACCAAATAAAACAATTCTATGGTGACGAGCCATCAAAAATTCATAGTTATGCTCGTATCATCAATCAAAGACATTTCTATCGATTAACAGAACTCCTCAAAGATGGAGAAATTATCGTAGGAGGAGAAACTGATTTAGACAATCTCTACATTGCTCCTACTGTCATAGATCAAGTTTCCTCGCAAGACAAAATCATGCAGGAAGAAATTTTTGGGCCGATTCTACCTGTCTTAGAATACACACATCTCTCAGAAGCTATTAATCTGGTTAATAAACAACCGAAACCATTAGCTTTATACTTCTTCTCTAAAAATAAAAAACATCAAGAATTGATTTTACAATCAACTGCATCAGGGGGTGTTTGCATTAATGATACCCTCATGCACATGACTGTCCCAGCTTTACCCTTTGGCGGAGTCGGAGCAAGTGGTTTTGGTCGTTATCACGGTAAAGCCGGCTTTGATAACTTTTCGTATCAAAGAGGCGTATTAAATAAATCTTTTCTCCTCGATTTGAAATGGAGATATCCTCCCTATAAACAAAAGGGGAGAGTCAATAGTCAATAG
- a CDS encoding ubiquinol-cytochrome c reductase iron-sulfur subunit has protein sequence MKRRDFVNWVGLGWIASSLPVAIAACSPQKTTSQDWQSVGNVAELDKNGQLLAENSPVGAVLVVGTSKAANLVAVNPTCTHKGCTVAWKPQAQKFVCPCHGAEYGIDGKVQKDPATKPLTNYAVKIEGSSVLVKQV, from the coding sequence ATGAAACGTCGAGATTTTGTGAATTGGGTGGGTTTGGGTTGGATAGCTAGTAGTCTACCTGTAGCGATCGCTGCTTGTTCTCCCCAAAAAACAACATCTCAAGACTGGCAATCAGTCGGTAATGTCGCCGAATTGGATAAAAATGGGCAATTATTAGCTGAAAACTCACCCGTCGGTGCAGTTTTAGTGGTGGGAACATCCAAAGCGGCAAATTTAGTAGCGGTAAACCCTACCTGCACTCACAAAGGCTGTACAGTAGCCTGGAAGCCCCAAGCCCAAAAATTCGTCTGTCCCTGTCATGGTGCAGAGTATGGAATTGATGGTAAAGTCCAGAAAGACCCAGCCACCAAACCACTGACAAATTATGCTGTCAAGATTGAAGGTAGTTCAGTCTTAGTCAAGCAAGTATAG
- a CDS encoding carotenoid oxygenase family protein: MITTAISPYLQENFAPVKAEITVNNLPVIGELPPNLCGIFVRNGPNPQFPPLNRYNWIDGDGMLHGIQIRNGKAAYRDRFVQTRGFKMEQKTGRAIWTGLTELPQLNNPANNLFSPFKNTANTALVWHAGRLLALWEGGEPYEINLPDLDTIGPYNYQGQLSSAFTAHPKVDPVTGEMMFFGYSLLQRPYLKYSVVSAQGKIVKTVPIDLPVGVMIHDFAITENYTIFLDLPLTFRVERLQKREPGYMFEPDSPSRLGIIPRHGDSHSIRWFEIPTCYVVHTLNAYEMGEEVILIGCRADDAKALNIPNKTKLYHTQEDRPILYQWRLNLRTGLVEEEIIDDLPSEFPSLNQQWLGKQNRYGYTARMMPGATPDFTFDGLLKYDFMRNYSQSHDFGRGRYGGEAVFVPRPDGVEEDDGWLLTFVYDKAKNTSELLVVDAQYFTDEPVARILLPQRVPYGFHGIWIPQEF; this comes from the coding sequence ATGATTACAACAGCAATTAGTCCTTATCTTCAGGAGAATTTTGCTCCTGTAAAAGCAGAAATCACTGTCAATAACTTACCCGTGATAGGTGAATTACCACCTAATCTCTGTGGTATATTTGTTCGCAATGGCCCGAATCCTCAGTTTCCGCCCTTAAATCGTTATAACTGGATTGATGGGGATGGGATGCTACATGGGATTCAGATTCGTAATGGGAAAGCTGCTTACCGCGATCGCTTTGTGCAGACGCGCGGATTTAAAATGGAGCAGAAGACTGGCCGAGCTATTTGGACTGGTTTAACAGAGTTACCACAGCTAAATAACCCAGCCAATAACCTGTTTAGCCCTTTTAAAAATACTGCTAATACTGCCCTAGTGTGGCACGCAGGCCGCCTCTTAGCGCTTTGGGAGGGGGGGGAGCCATACGAAATTAATTTACCTGACCTGGATACAATTGGGCCATATAACTATCAGGGTCAATTAAGTTCTGCTTTTACGGCTCATCCGAAAGTTGATCCCGTAACTGGGGAAATGATGTTTTTCGGTTACTCTCTCTTACAACGACCCTATTTAAAATACAGCGTAGTTTCAGCCCAAGGAAAAATAGTAAAAACGGTTCCTATTGACTTACCAGTAGGTGTAATGATCCATGATTTTGCAATCACAGAAAACTACACAATTTTCCTGGATTTGCCTCTGACATTTAGAGTTGAAAGACTACAAAAAAGAGAACCTGGTTATATGTTTGAACCTGATTCTCCCAGTCGTCTGGGTATTATTCCCCGTCATGGAGATAGCCATAGTATTCGCTGGTTTGAAATTCCTACTTGCTATGTTGTACATACTCTCAATGCTTATGAAATGGGAGAGGAAGTTATCTTAATTGGCTGTCGCGCAGATGATGCCAAAGCGCTGAACATTCCTAACAAAACAAAACTGTATCACACTCAAGAAGATAGACCGATTCTGTATCAATGGCGGTTGAATTTGCGTACAGGTTTAGTTGAGGAAGAAATCATTGATGATTTGCCATCAGAATTTCCTAGTTTGAATCAGCAGTGGTTAGGAAAACAAAATCGCTACGGTTATACAGCTAGAATGATGCCTGGTGCAACACCTGATTTCACATTTGATGGATTGTTAAAGTATGACTTTATGAGAAATTACTCTCAATCCCATGATTTTGGTAGAGGTCGTTATGGTGGAGAGGCTGTATTTGTTCCTCGTCCTGATGGTGTGGAAGAGGATGATGGTTGGTTGCTGACTTTTGTTTATGACAAGGCTAAAAACACCTCTGAATTGTTAGTTGTGGATGCTCAATATTTTACAGATGAACCTGTAGCGCGTATTCTCTTACCGCAACGAGTTCCTTATGGTTTCCACGGAATTTGGATTCCCCAAGAGTTTTGA
- a CDS encoding alpha/beta fold hydrolase, translating to MNLNVKDQVSQRGVTAIANTNTDLETLVEHGYADNNGVKIHYASLGQGPLLLMIHGFPDHWYTWHNQMQLLAADYQVVAIDMRGYNLSDKPKGVENYDIRLLIADVVTVIRQLGREKAIVVGHDWGAMVAWQLAMHIPTVVEKLIILNLPHPRGMMRELAHNPQQQQNSQYARDFQQPEAYLSITPEMLSSVVIQPTMPATVQQKYVEALQRSDIQAMLHYYQQNYPREPYAEDPSPVIKVQAPVLMIHGLQDQYLLADGLNNNWEWVDNDLTLVTIPTAGHFVQHDSPDLVTRTIKSWLSR from the coding sequence ATGAATTTGAATGTAAAAGATCAGGTCAGTCAAAGAGGAGTTACAGCGATCGCCAACACCAACACAGACCTGGAAACCCTTGTCGAACATGGCTATGCTGACAACAATGGTGTGAAAATCCACTATGCTAGTCTCGGTCAAGGCCCACTGCTGCTAATGATCCACGGTTTCCCAGATCATTGGTATACTTGGCACAACCAAATGCAGTTATTAGCTGCAGACTACCAAGTTGTCGCTATAGATATGCGAGGCTATAACCTCAGCGACAAACCCAAAGGAGTGGAAAACTACGACATCCGCCTACTGATAGCAGACGTAGTGACTGTTATTCGTCAATTGGGGAGAGAAAAAGCGATCGTGGTTGGTCATGATTGGGGTGCGATGGTGGCTTGGCAATTGGCGATGCACATACCCACCGTGGTGGAAAAGCTGATTATTCTCAACCTACCACACCCACGCGGGATGATGCGGGAACTTGCCCACAATCCCCAGCAGCAGCAGAACAGTCAGTATGCGAGAGACTTTCAACAACCAGAAGCTTATCTCAGCATCACCCCAGAAATGCTTAGTAGTGTAGTCATACAGCCAACAATGCCGGCAACCGTCCAGCAAAAATACGTTGAGGCATTACAACGGTCTGATATTCAGGCAATGCTGCACTACTATCAACAGAATTACCCCAGAGAACCTTACGCAGAAGATCCTTCTCCAGTCATCAAAGTGCAAGCACCTGTATTGATGATTCATGGTTTACAAGATCAATACCTCTTGGCTGATGGACTCAACAATAACTGGGAGTGGGTAGACAATGACCTCACACTTGTCACCATCCCCACAGCCGGTCACTTTGTCCAACATGACAGCCCCGATTTGGTGACACGGACAATCAAGAGTTGGCTATCTCGTTAA
- a CDS encoding HEAT repeat domain-containing protein, translating into MNNIREIFRQAQTAHDAANWSFLVQCLQQLILLENNPEIFTSEHLLELALAVLEMGDFQQRWDVAKVLSHLGTIAINPLIDILEDEDAEDELHWFAARILGEMQHPDAIMPLVELLTSKENEDIKTIAANALGQIGTAAIPVMSELIKQEDTRLLAVRSLAYIRHTETILPLLSIVQDSQATIRAVALEALSSFHDERVPPVLLNALDDLSPTIRRTAIQGLSFRPDLCTELDLVAKLQPKLYDFNIEVCCAAATALARMGGDDAAQHLFTVLISPHTPITLQLEIIRALVWLESSTGLELLQQALYNLASKTLWQEIVTVLGRVQKPELTTSATTILMEMLKLSHPGIKINSIRSAIALSLGQLGSPQSRNILTVLSGDSDEFVRLHAIAALQKLAPSLGHISI; encoded by the coding sequence GTGAATAATATCAGAGAAATTTTTAGACAAGCACAAACGGCACATGATGCAGCTAATTGGTCATTCTTGGTGCAATGTCTGCAACAATTAATTTTGTTAGAGAATAATCCAGAAATCTTTACTTCAGAGCATCTGCTGGAATTAGCACTCGCAGTTTTAGAGATGGGGGATTTTCAGCAGCGTTGGGATGTGGCTAAGGTGTTAAGCCACTTGGGGACTATTGCTATTAACCCATTAATTGACATTTTAGAAGATGAAGATGCAGAAGATGAGTTGCATTGGTTTGCTGCTCGAATTTTAGGTGAGATGCAACATCCAGATGCCATCATGCCTTTAGTAGAATTACTGACAAGCAAAGAAAATGAAGACATCAAAACCATTGCCGCCAACGCTTTGGGGCAAATTGGTACTGCGGCTATTCCGGTGATGTCGGAATTGATCAAACAAGAAGATACGAGACTTTTGGCAGTGCGATCGCTTGCCTACATTCGGCATACAGAAACTATCCTACCTCTGTTGAGTATAGTACAAGATAGCCAAGCCACAATCCGGGCTGTAGCCTTAGAAGCCCTCAGCAGCTTTCATGACGAACGTGTACCACCAGTACTCTTAAACGCTCTCGATGATTTATCTCCCACTATTAGACGTACCGCCATCCAAGGGTTAAGTTTTCGCCCTGACTTGTGTACTGAATTAGATTTAGTTGCTAAACTACAACCCAAGCTTTACGACTTTAACATTGAAGTTTGCTGTGCAGCTGCCACTGCTCTGGCACGGATGGGTGGTGATGATGCGGCTCAACACCTATTCACAGTGCTAATATCACCACATACACCCATTACCTTACAACTCGAAATTATTCGCGCCTTAGTTTGGCTAGAATCATCAACTGGGTTGGAATTGTTGCAACAAGCTTTGTATAACCTTGCTTCTAAAACACTCTGGCAAGAAATTGTCACAGTTTTGGGACGAGTGCAAAAGCCTGAGTTAACAACATCTGCGACAACAATTTTGATGGAGATGCTGAAATTATCACATCCAGGGATAAAAATCAATAGTATTAGAAGTGCGATCGCTTTATCGTTGGGTCAGTTAGGTAGTCCCCAATCCAGGAATATTTTAACAGTGTTGTCAGGAGATAGCGATGAGTTTGTCAGACTCCATGCGATCGCTGCACTTCAGAAACTAGCTCCTTCACTAGGCCATATATCTATCTAA
- a CDS encoding DUF302 domain-containing protein: MQTLTTSPMHVIVSSNRSFEEFTAAIEAIALKDQMDLAGVEELVLTSQSWEEFQDRLESKIGSRGLMTFNIIDHGSLMSLAFAGTKAKMYVIGNPLIARLMLEENLGVGLYVPLRMFVYEDKEGQTQITYDRPSFLLGQFQNPKILAIAQILDQKLEEIISRAEAFSS, translated from the coding sequence ATGCAAACCCTAACAACTTCACCAATGCACGTTATCGTGTCTTCAAATAGGTCTTTTGAAGAGTTTACCGCAGCAATTGAAGCGATCGCTCTCAAAGATCAGATGGATTTGGCAGGCGTGGAAGAACTTGTCTTGACTAGCCAGTCCTGGGAGGAGTTTCAAGATAGGTTGGAGTCCAAAATCGGCAGTAGAGGCTTGATGACTTTTAACATCATTGATCATGGTAGTCTCATGTCTCTAGCTTTCGCGGGAACAAAAGCCAAGATGTATGTAATTGGTAATCCTCTGATTGCTAGACTGATGCTAGAAGAAAATTTAGGAGTCGGACTCTACGTTCCCTTGCGAATGTTTGTTTACGAAGATAAAGAGGGACAGACTCAAATCACCTACGATAGACCTTCATTTTTGCTCGGACAATTCCAAAACCCGAAAATTTTAGCGATCGCACAAATACTTGATCAGAAGCTCGAAGAAATCATCAGTAGAGCAGAGGCTTTTTCAAGTTAA
- a CDS encoding NAD(P)/FAD-dependent oxidoreductase, translating into MAVTMPILKENMVNNVYDVIVVGTGPAGLTAANLLARKGLDVLIVDRGIKQALQLPETFYGISHDLLVRMNIEKKIQLAVEAPKQIRLVSTNESFNYQIEIEPKRFQDNHDGMGLNREIFEQVLIDSAISCGATYSPNIVVKDFIFNHDQITGVKGWTPDGYIEFTAKMVIDARGKQTPLADHLGIKTQEKKPDSYIAVFSHFVGNSLTKLIPNDGILVVTVDGGYLLVMMLPNERVSVMAVLFEEKARNSPRNLDKVFQETVDSWEPLAKAIQAARKVTATQPVMNYDWEYDKYSGNGFVIVGDAVAFLDPFFCNGVAIGMNGGEIAADFVVQGLANRGSHNWQYLSNYDQQIRDLIHKWERVWGIEKLSLCSISLLKQTIGLLGHLSFLKLGAINEKPKQNSHSLVISH; encoded by the coding sequence ATGGCAGTAACAATGCCAATTCTCAAGGAAAATATGGTAAACAATGTATATGATGTTATTGTCGTCGGTACAGGGCCTGCGGGATTAACTGCGGCTAATTTACTGGCGCGGAAGGGATTAGATGTACTGATAGTTGACCGAGGAATTAAACAAGCTCTGCAACTTCCAGAAACATTTTATGGAATTAGTCATGACCTGTTAGTGCGGATGAATATTGAGAAAAAAATCCAGCTAGCAGTGGAGGCTCCCAAGCAAATTAGGTTAGTTTCAACTAATGAAAGTTTTAATTACCAAATTGAAATTGAGCCGAAAAGATTCCAGGATAATCATGATGGCATGGGGCTAAACCGAGAAATATTTGAGCAGGTTTTAATTGACAGTGCTATCAGTTGTGGAGCAACTTATTCACCCAATATTGTAGTCAAAGATTTCATTTTTAATCATGATCAGATTACTGGTGTGAAAGGTTGGACACCTGATGGATATATTGAATTTACAGCGAAAATGGTGATTGATGCTAGAGGTAAACAAACACCATTAGCAGATCATTTAGGTATCAAAACACAAGAGAAAAAACCAGATAGTTATATCGCTGTTTTTTCCCATTTTGTGGGAAATAGTTTAACTAAATTGATTCCTAATGATGGCATTTTAGTTGTGACTGTCGATGGTGGCTATCTTTTAGTGATGATGCTGCCAAATGAAAGAGTCAGTGTCATGGCTGTTTTATTTGAAGAAAAAGCGAGAAATAGTCCTAGAAATTTAGACAAAGTATTTCAAGAAACCGTTGATTCTTGGGAACCTCTCGCCAAGGCTATACAAGCAGCTAGAAAGGTTACAGCCACACAACCAGTAATGAATTATGACTGGGAATATGATAAATATTCTGGCAATGGCTTTGTGATTGTGGGAGATGCAGTAGCCTTTCTTGACCCATTCTTTTGTAATGGAGTAGCGATTGGGATGAATGGTGGAGAAATAGCTGCTGATTTTGTTGTTCAAGGTTTAGCTAATAGAGGCTCTCACAATTGGCAATATCTCTCTAACTACGATCAGCAAATTCGTGATCTAATCCACAAATGGGAACGAGTTTGGGGAATTGAAAAGCTGAGTTTGTGCAGCATTAGTTTACTCAAACAGACTATTGGGTTACTAGGTCATCTTTCTTTTCTCAAGCTAGGCGCAATCAATGAAAAGCCAAAGCAGAATAGTCATTCTTTAGTCATTAGTCATTAG
- a CDS encoding FAD-dependent monooxygenase yields MNNHQSQVYDVVIMGAGIAGVSQARHLLLNIPNIKIALIDPRPEERTDKDLKVGESTVEISTMFFGKELGLYDYLIENHPPKYGLNYHWAKQPDKTESIDDYYHVWSIKQPPLASTLMNRAKFETDVLKMNKQMGASFYNGRVVDVDLTSGDAIKTVKVKVADSYVELKAKHIVDAAGRKFIVGRKTDNVVAGPENLHGLNNGSAWVRVKNVDRTIFHSGYDPLGATCSHYYATNHMMGHGHWVWVIPTDTQTMELSIGVAHHHEVIPPETVNTKEKFHAFLEENHNILYRLLKSGEEIDFHYLPRLPHKSKTIFSPDNWYVVGDAAAIFDPFYSLGMVMMTFQMEAITEIVRGKLTGAPDVEKKRAVYNAYNLGYIESCNHLLRDQDKQLGHASIMSWRMYLENMWWFGIIVPMYVGKWHLDLQFLRKFGKQSRGVVRKLMVHVYDQFNELIEQDANIGLMYIHRGGQLPFGYYITKEFDSYLQDTKYEPQKCNVYAYMKNIYFFVTLWYLKFLWKGFGIQGLLSPKNLYHVFNLLKASGECAIDDLIFKFKTRGLPASSTIAQANEEFKNYQYRPELQSWTHKLATTSLQTHEKNGVKAPELVKL; encoded by the coding sequence ATGAATAACCATCAATCTCAAGTCTACGATGTTGTCATTATGGGTGCTGGTATCGCTGGGGTTTCTCAAGCCCGTCACCTCCTACTCAACATTCCTAACATCAAAATTGCCTTAATCGATCCTCGTCCTGAAGAACGCACAGATAAAGACCTCAAAGTTGGCGAATCAACTGTAGAGATTTCCACCATGTTTTTCGGTAAAGAATTGGGTTTGTACGATTACCTAATTGAAAATCATCCTCCCAAATACGGCTTAAACTATCATTGGGCAAAACAACCAGATAAAACAGAATCAATAGATGACTACTATCACGTCTGGTCAATTAAACAGCCCCCGCTTGCTTCCACCCTGATGAACCGTGCCAAGTTCGAGACTGATGTCTTGAAAATGAACAAGCAGATGGGAGCTAGTTTTTACAACGGTCGAGTTGTAGATGTAGATTTAACCTCTGGTGATGCGATCAAAACTGTTAAAGTCAAAGTTGCAGATAGCTATGTAGAACTCAAAGCCAAACACATTGTTGATGCAGCCGGTCGTAAATTTATCGTTGGCCGCAAAACTGATAACGTGGTTGCTGGCCCTGAAAACCTCCACGGACTAAATAACGGTTCAGCTTGGGTGCGGGTGAAAAATGTTGATCGCACAATCTTTCACAGTGGTTATGATCCTTTAGGAGCCACTTGTAGCCATTACTATGCTACAAATCACATGATGGGACATGGGCATTGGGTATGGGTAATTCCCACAGATACACAAACAATGGAATTATCTATTGGCGTAGCCCATCATCATGAGGTTATCCCACCGGAAACAGTCAATACTAAAGAAAAATTCCATGCCTTTCTAGAAGAAAACCATAATATTCTCTATCGACTGCTCAAAAGTGGCGAAGAAATTGACTTCCATTACTTACCCAGACTACCCCATAAGAGTAAGACTATCTTCTCTCCAGACAACTGGTATGTAGTTGGTGATGCGGCAGCTATTTTCGATCCTTTCTATTCCTTGGGCATGGTAATGATGACCTTTCAAATGGAAGCCATCACCGAAATTGTCCGTGGCAAGTTGACAGGCGCGCCAGATGTAGAGAAAAAACGGGCTGTTTATAATGCTTATAATCTAGGCTACATAGAGTCTTGTAACCATCTCCTGCGGGATCAGGATAAACAACTCGGTCACGCTAGTATCATGAGCTGGCGGATGTATTTAGAAAATATGTGGTGGTTTGGAATTATCGTCCCCATGTATGTCGGCAAATGGCATTTAGATTTGCAGTTCCTCCGCAAGTTTGGCAAACAAAGTCGTGGAGTAGTTAGAAAACTCATGGTTCATGTCTACGACCAGTTTAATGAATTAATAGAGCAAGACGCTAACATTGGACTGATGTACATCCATCGCGGAGGTCAACTACCCTTTGGGTACTATATCACCAAGGAATTTGACAGTTACTTACAAGATACTAAATACGAACCACAAAAATGTAATGTCTATGCCTACATGAAAAACATCTACTTCTTTGTGACTTTGTGGTATCTCAAATTTCTCTGGAAAGGTTTTGGAATTCAGGGTTTGCTATCACCAAAAAATCTTTATCATGTATTCAACTTATTGAAAGCCTCCGGTGAATGTGCCATAGACGATTTGATTTTCAAATTTAAGACTAGAGGCTTGCCAGCTAGCAGTACAATTGCTCAAGCGAACGAAGAATTCAAAAATTATCAATATCGACCTGAGTTACAGTCTTGGACACATAAACTAGCTACAACATCTTTGCAAACTCATGAGAAAAATGGTGTAAAAGCGCCGGAGTTAGTCAAGTTGTAG
- a CDS encoding DUF1702 family protein, whose product MTQDVVQARLNDDKTLPINIWAARGISAISPGVQQRMRQIRGTLIQGFQMAIAHDNPEAIISQLGNIDDELRGFACEGVGMGLTQRDLVAPSQHNRVESFITATHTAYEHFVYVGVGLMLGKTPLPLEPYLSQLNPERAWLVIDGYGFQHGLSHWEKYLDNFAIPEHLSGYACRVFDQGMGRSIWFVDGADPIHIAQTIAAFPTTRQADLWGGIGFVCTYSGGAERATLEALKEAAGTYQFALIQGSAFAAKSRQKIGSYSAHSQLACEVLWGMETATVAENLVIPKQEVWQHYRSHLTMIS is encoded by the coding sequence ATGACACAAGATGTTGTGCAGGCAAGATTAAATGATGATAAAACTTTGCCGATTAATATTTGGGCTGCGCGTGGGATTTCGGCGATTAGTCCTGGTGTGCAGCAGCGAATGCGGCAGATTCGTGGTACTTTGATTCAGGGTTTCCAGATGGCGATCGCTCATGACAATCCAGAAGCAATCATATCTCAGCTAGGCAACATTGATGATGAGTTGCGCGGATTTGCCTGTGAGGGTGTAGGTATGGGTTTGACACAGCGAGATTTAGTTGCACCCAGTCAGCACAATCGAGTCGAGTCTTTTATCACTGCTACCCACACAGCTTATGAACACTTTGTCTATGTCGGTGTGGGTTTGATGCTCGGTAAAACTCCCCTACCTCTAGAGCCATATTTATCACAACTTAACCCTGAAAGGGCTTGGCTGGTAATTGATGGTTATGGCTTTCAACATGGTTTATCCCACTGGGAAAAATATCTGGATAATTTCGCTATCCCTGAACATCTTTCTGGCTATGCTTGTCGTGTCTTTGATCAAGGTATGGGTCGTAGCATCTGGTTTGTAGATGGTGCTGATCCTATTCATATCGCCCAGACAATTGCTGCCTTCCCTACTACAAGACAAGCAGATTTATGGGGTGGTATTGGTTTTGTCTGTACCTATTCCGGTGGTGCAGAACGTGCAACTTTAGAAGCCTTGAAGGAAGCAGCAGGAACTTATCAATTTGCGTTGATTCAAGGATCAGCTTTCGCTGCTAAATCTCGGCAAAAAATTGGCAGCTATTCGGCACATTCACAACTAGCCTGTGAGGTTCTCTGGGGAATGGAAACTGCAACAGTAGCCGAGAATCTCGTCATACCAAAGCAAGAAGTTTGGCAGCATTACCGATCGCATTTAACGATGATTTCGTAG